The DNA segment GACGTCCTGCCGGCGCTTCGCGTCCGAGCGGTGCGGCAGCGTCGCCGGGTCGGGCAGGTTCAGCAGATCCTCCTCCGGCGCGGCGATCAGGCCGCTGCGGTGGGCGATGAGCCGGCCGGCCGAGACCAGGTCGTCGAGCATCGCGGCGAGGCGGGACGCGCCGGCCCGGTTGCCACTCCAGCCGAAGAGCCGGCCGGCCGCGGCCAGCAGGTCGTCCCCCTCGACCAGCCCGGCGTCGAGCACGAGGTATTCGATGGCGAGCTGGAGCTCGGGTTCGGCCACCTGTTCCGGTTTCCGGTTCACGCCGTCGGCGGGCACCCGTACCGTCGGAATAGGCGCATCGGGTGATGTGATGAACGTGCCGTCGAAGCCGGCGCCCGACGATCGGATCGCCGTCTCGATGGCCGTCTTCACGCCCTGGGTGAGCCGGCTGATCCCCCACGCCTCACGGATCCGGCGGGTCAGGACCTGCAGGTGCACCGGCCCCTCCACCTCGGCGATCTTCTCGACCGCCTGGATCAGGAGAGCGCCGGCCACGGCGTCGTCGGCCCGTGCGCTGGCCGGGAGCGCGCCGACGACCGTCCGCTCGTAGGGCAGCGCCCACTCCGGCCGCGGCGCCGGGCGGACGGCGAGCTGCTCCTCGTCCGGCTCGGCGAAGACGTCCGGGACGGCGAGGGCGTTCTCGATGGCGACCCGGAGCCGGGCCTCCTCGCCGTCGCGGTCGCGGTACCACGGGACGCTCCAGATCCGGTGCAGGCTCCAGCCGTGGCTGTGCAGCACCTGGTCGTTGAGACGGTCCCGGTCGCGGGCCACCGGCGAGGCGTGACCCGGGCCGTCGCAGAGGACCCCGAGGGCGAAGCCGGTGTCGTCGGCGTCGCTGGCCCGTACCCCCACCGCGACGCGGCCCGGACCCGCACCGACCTGGCCCGTTGCCGCATAGCCCCAGCCCAGCACGGTTTCCAGGACGGACTCCTCGAGAGAGGTCCCTCCGCTCAGGGAGGCCGGAGCGCCGCCGGAGGCCGCGATCTCCAGGTACGAGGCGAGCCGCCGTTCACCCTCACCGGCGGGCTCGGCGCGCGACGGGATGGCGCTGACCACCTCGATCCGCTGCCGGGCCCGGGTGATCGCCACGTTGAGCCGGCGCGCCCCGGTCGAGCCGCCCGCGGCGTCCAGCGAGGCGCCGGTGGACAGGATGATCACGTCGCGTTCGTCGCCCTGCGCCGTCTCGGCGTCCTTCACGAACAGGTCGCCGAGGAAGCGCTCCAGGTCGGGGTCGCCGGCCAGGGCCGCCTCCACCGTGTCGGCGATCGCGTCGGCCTGGGCCGCCGTCAGCGTGACCACGCCGAGCGACAGGCTGGGCCGGTGGGTGAAGTGGTGGACGACCCGCCCCGCCACGAAGTCGGCCTCGCCGCCGCCGTGCGCGACGGCGAAGAGCTCGACGCCGATGTCCGGCCCCTCCGGCAGCGCCCCCGGGAAGGCGACCAGCCGTCCCCGGTAGAACTGCTGGTTCGCGAAGTCGATGAGCGCCTCGTGCCGGCTGCGGTAGTGCCGGGTCAGGCCGATCCGGGTGAACGCGCCGCAGTCGTTCGCGACGACCAGCACCGACGGCTGGTCACCGGGCGGCGGCAGCTGGCAGTCGTCGCCCACGATGATCAGCGAGGTGCCGCGCCGGGCGCAGGAGGCCGCGGCGGCCGGCGTCATCCGGGACGCCTCGTCGATGATCACCACGTCGAAGCCCGCGTCGTCGGGCAGGAGCCGGGCGGCAGCGGCGGGCGGCGCGAGGAAGCACGGTTTGAGCGCGGCCGCCACCTCCCAGACGTCGGTCAGCAGCCGGCGTACCGGCAGGTGGCCGTTCTGCTTCTGCCCCTCGGCGCGGATCAGCGCGATCGGCGGCGGCGTCTTCTTCTGCTTCTTCGGGCGGCGGCCGTTCGCGGCGGCGGTGATCGCGCTCGCGGCGTCCTGGAGCAGGGCGGCGTCCAGCCGGCGGAACTCGTCGACCAGTTCGTCGCGGCCGGCGGCGGCCAGCGGTTCGAGCCGCTCGTCCGTGCCGATCACGTCCTCGGCCCAGGCCCGGTACGCGGCCCGCTCGATCACGTCCGGCACCCGCCGCACGTCGACGGCGTGGTCGGCGCAGAAGTCGACGACGGCGTCCAGGCCGTATTCGGCCAGTCCTTCGCGGGCGGCCAGGTAGTCGAACCACTCCCGCTGGCCGGTCGCGTCGTCGCGGAGATCACGCAGCAGGTCACGGGCGGTCTCGTAGCGGTCGAGGGCGGTGGCGAGGCGCACCTGCCGGGCCGGGCCGAACGCGTCGAGGATCCGCTGCCGGGCCTCCTGCCAGGCCTGGATCAGCGGCACCAGCTCGGACGGCTTCGTGCCCCCGCCGCCCAGCGAGGCGGCCTGCTCGGCGTTGAGGGCCGCGTCGGTGCCGGTCCGCAGGGTCCGCGCCCGGGCCGCCCAGTCGATCGCCATGCCGAGGGCCCGCAGGTCGGTCCGCCGCCCCTGGTAGGCGTCGCCGAGCGTCTGCCGGTACCCGCCGGCGGCGGTGTTCAGGGCCTCCTCGGCGTCCAGCACCGCCTGCCGGGCCGCCAGGACCGTGGCGGCCTCGGCGACGTTGAGGTCGCGGCCGATCGCCCGGCCCAGCTGGTCGAGCAGCGTCGCGGTCTCCCCCAGCGGTGTGATCTGGGCGCGCAGCCAGGCGATCCCGGCCTGCACGCTGCCCCGGCCCAGCTCCGGGCGGGCCGCGGGCTCCGGCTCCGGACGCAGCGTGGCGCGCCAGTGCCGGAACACGTCCCGCGCCTCGGTGACCGCCTGCAGCAGCTCCTCGTCGTGGCCGGCGTCCGAGGTGACGTACCCGATCACCGACGGCAGGGCCTCGGTCGGCGCCACCCGCAGCACCTCGGCCGCGGTCTCCAGGGCCCGGCCGACCGCGCGGAAGTCGGTGTCCAGCCGCTTCCAGTACCGGCCGAGCTGGCCGGCGTGCTGCCGTTCCGCCGCGACCAGTCCCTCGTGCGCGCGCCGCCAGGCGACGGCGTGGTCGAGGTGGGCGATCGCGTCGTCGATGCCGACGTCGGGCTGGGTGAAGCCGGCGACCGCCTCCTTGTCCCGGCGGTGCGGGGCGAGCAGCTTGCGGGCGCCGCGGTGCACCGTCGCGAAGCGCTCGGCCAGCTCCTCGACCGGCTCCCGGAGCACCGCGTCGGTGAAGAACGGCTCCGCCTCGGCCTGCGCGGCCGCGACCGCCTCGACGTGCCGGCGCAGCTGGGCGGCGGCGTTGGCGACCGCGCTCTGCGCGCCCGGCGAGAACCAGGCGACCAGCGGCTTGTCCGGCCGCCCGCCCAGGTCGGCGATGAGGGTGACCAGCTCGACGTCGGTGAACATCACGACGTCCGGCAGCCGCAGCCGGGTGGTCACCCGGTCGAGCCGCTGCTGCTGGTGCTCCAGCTCGTCGGCGTCCGCGGCGAACCGGCCGGCCAGCGACTTCGCCTCGGCCGCGGTGAGCGGCTCCAGGCGGACCGCGGCCGGGGTGAGGCGCGGCGGCTCGGGGATGGCCGGGGCGTCCAGCGGCTCGGCCAGGGTCTCCCAGCTCACCCCGGTCCGTGCCTCGGCCTGCTCAACCGCCCGGTTGACCTCGTCGAGCAGCCGTTCCAGGTCCTCGGCGGCCTGCCGGACCGGCCGCAGCGCCACCGCCGTGAGCCAGGAGTCCTCGACGCCGCGCGGGCGCTGGGCGGCGTGCTCGGCGGCCTCGGCCAGCGCCGGCGCGTCGGACGGCAGCCGCAGGTGGAACGCCGTGGCGATGGCCGCGTTCGGGGTGGAGGCGCCGGCCAGGTCGTCGAGGGCCGTCTGGGCGAGCTGGAGGGCCTCGTCGAGCGGCTCCCGCTCGATCACCTCACGCCAGCGGAAGCCGCTGCGCTCGTTCGCCGGCCGCCACGCGCCCTCCAGCCGCTCGGCGGCCCCGCGGACCCGGTCCAGGGCCTGCTCGGTGAGCGTGGCGGCCTGGATGCCGGCGGTCGGCGCGTCCGGCACGTCGCTGAGCTGCGACAGCGTGCCGACGACGTCGTGCAGGCTGCGGCCCAGGGGGTCGCGGACCTCGTTGACGGCGGCGGCGTACGCGTTGAGCTTCTCCCGGGCCTCGCGCAGCCGCTCGCGGTCCTCGGCGGACATGCCGGGCATCGCGGTGGACGGCGCCGCGTCCAGGGCGGCGGCGAGCGCGGCGGCCACCTGCCGGCGGGACCCCTTGGCGCCGTGCAGGCCGAGCAGGTGGTTGCCGAGCCCGGCGGCGGAGAGCCGGTGCTGCACGGCGTCGAGCGCCGCGGCCTTCTCCGAGACGAACAGGACCCGCTTCCCGGCGTGCGCGAGCGCGCCGATCATGTTGGCGACGGTCTGCGACTTGCCGGTGCCGGGCGGGCCGTCGATCACGAAGCTGCGGCCGTCCAGCGCGGCGGCGACGCAGGAGCGCTGGTCCGCGTCGGCGTCGAGCACCAGCGGAGTGTCCTCGGCGGGCGCCACCTCGTCGATCTCGCCGGGGCTGACCGGCGCGAAGGCGAAGGCGTTCGTGGTTCCCTCGGCGGCGGCCAGGGCCCGGACCACCGGGTGGCCGCCGATCCGCTGCTCGTTCTCGGTCAGGTCGCGGCGGATCTCCTCGGCGGCCACGTCGAAACGGGCCAGCACGACGGTGCCGTCGGTGCGCCAGCCGGGCCGGCCGGCGATCGCCCGTTCCACGTCCGTCCCGTCCGCGATCTCCACGCCCAGTCGGCGCAACCGCGTGACCAGCGCCGGGTTGACGACCGGGTCGCCGATGCCGGCCCGCAGGCGCGGCACGTCCTCGGGGCCGAGTGCGACCAGCTCGACCGGCGTGAGCAGGATCGGGCTGGCGTACCCCGTACCGTCGAGATCCTGCCAATGCAGCAGGCCGGCGGCGAGATGCAGCACCTCGACCCCCCGGTCGGCCTGTTCCTGGAGGCTGTGGCGGCGCAGCCGGCGCAGCAGCGGATGCAGCACCTCGGCCGGCAACTCGGCCCGGAGCTCGCCGGCGCCCGTCCCGAAGGCACAGTCCCGCCCGGCACGCAGGGCGTCGAGGATGCCGGCGGCGCCGGGGGCGGCGATCTCCACGAGGTCGGCGCCGCCCCGCGGCAGGTTGATGAGGCGGTTGGCGGCTCCGGGGTCGGCGATCCCGTCGCGCCAGGCCGTAAGAGCCGCCCGGACGTCGTCGCCCGGGCCGGTGGGTGCTTCAGCATCATCCGGCCGCATATGCCCATTCCAGCAAGGCGACCGGATGAATGCTGGCGAATCACCGCTTTTCAGCGACGCTTCGCTACCAGCACCGCGTCGTTGATGGTGATCTTCCGACCCTCGGGGTCCTTCACCTGACGGGAACGCGCCTCCGCCGTCAGCTCCCACTGCGCGGGGTCGAGCGTCGCGGCGATCTCCTCGGGCAGGAAGAGCATGTCCGGGAAGTGCATCCGGCCCACCGTGGTCGCCAGGTCGGACGGGTGGTGACCGACGATCAGCAGGGTCCCGCCGGGCGCCACGGCGCCGGCCAGGTGCTTCCAGAGCTGCTGCCGCTCCTCCGAGGGCAGGTGCATGAACTGCGCCGAGACCAGGTCGTATTCGCCGGACGGCGCCGCCGCGCGGAGGTCGGCGTGGCTGAACGTGATCCGGTCGGCCACCCCGGCCGACGCGGCGTGCCCGGCCGCCCGGCCCAGCGCCACCGTGGAGATGTCCACGGCGGTGACCTGCCAGCCGCGCTGCGCCAGCCAGACCGCGTCGGCGCCCTCGCCACAGCCGACGTCCAGCGCCCGGCCGGCCGGCAGGTCCGCCGCGTCCGCCACCAGCTGCGGGTTCGGGTTGCCGCTCCAGACCGCGTCCCGGCCGCGGTACCGCTCCTCCCACGCGTCCTCGGAGAACATCGTGGCGATCCGGTGCCGGTACGCGGTGACCGCCTCCCGGGTCTCCTCCGCGATCAGGTCCATGTTGATCATCGCGCCGGTGGTCTGCGCCGCCGCCGCGGCGACCGCGACCGTGGCGCCCAGGTTCGTCACGTTGCCGGCCACCCAGACGCCCGGAACCGCGGTGGCGCCGTTCGGGTCGGCCGGGATGTGGCTGCCGAGCACGTGACCGTTCATCGCGAAGTCGGCGGGCTCGAGGCCCAGCGACGCGAGGAACGCCGACCGGGCCACGAACCGCGGGCCGACCGCCAGCGCGTCCACCGCCACCACGGCGCCGGTCTCCAGCCGGACCCCGGTGATCCGGTCCCCGGCGACCTGGACCGAGGCGATCCGCTCGGCCACCACCGCGATGCCCCGGGCGGCCAGCTCCTCGGCCTGCTCGCCGACCGGCGCCGGGCCACCGTTGAGCAGGTAGAGCACGTGCGGGCTGAGCTGGCGCCACATCTGGGTCGCGTGGAAGGCGAGCGGGCTGCTCACGATCACGCCGATCCGCTGGTCCCGCAGCTCCCAGCCGTGGCAGTACGGGCAGTGGGCGACGTCCCGGCCCCAGCGCTGTCTCAAACCGTCGATGGCCGGCAGTTCGTCGACCAGTCCCGTGGTGACCAGCAGCCGTCGTGCCCTGACCTCGCGCTCGTCGTCCAGGATCACGACGAAGCCGCCGTCGCTCCTCCTCGCCGCGACTGCGGTGGCGGTGACGAAATCAGCGCCGTATCCGGATATCTCCTGCCGGCCCGCCGCCAGCAGCTCCGCCGGCGACCGCCCGTCGTGACCCAGCACGTTGTGCATGTGTGCGGCCGGCGCGTTGCGCGGCTCACCGCTGTCGACGACGAGCACCGACCGGCGGGAGCGGGCCAGCACCAGCGCCCCGCTCAGCCCGGCGGCGCCGCCACCGATCACCACGACGTCGTACGCATCCTGCTGCATCGGTCTTTCCTTCCGTTGCCCTCATCGCTCGGGGATCACCGTGCCTCAGGGTTCCGAAAAGCGGCAACTAAAGTTGCTGTTATGGCAAAAGACGAGCTCGCCACGGTGGGGCCCCGGCTCCGCGAGCTGCGGCAGCAGCGGGATCTCACGCTCACCCACCTGGCCGAGGTGACCGGCATCTCGGTGAGCACGCTGTCCCGCCTCGAGTCGGGCACCCGCAAACCGACGCTGGAGCTGCTGCTGCCGCTGGCCAAGGCCTACCAGGTGAGCCTCGACGACCTGGTGGACGCGCCGGAGAGCGGCGATCCGCGAGTGCGGGCCCGGCCGATCGTGCGGGGCGGGCGGACGTACATCCCGCTCTCCCGCAAGCCGGGCGGCCTGCAGGCGTTCAAGACGATCATCCCGGCCGGCGAGCCGGAGCAGTGCGAGCAGAAGACCCATGAGGGGTACGAATGGCTCTACGTGCTCTCCGGCCGGGTGCGTCTCCTGCTCGGCGAGCACGATCTGACGCTGGAGCCGGGTGAGGCGGTCGAGTTCGACACCCGGCTCCCGCATCTCGTGCTGAACGGCGGGACGATCCCCGCCGAGATGATCAATATCTTCGGGCCGCAGGGCGAGAGGGTGCATGTGCGAGCCCGATCCCGATCAGCGTGAGACCACGTTGCGCAGCGGCCGGCCCTCCCGGAACGCCGCCAGGTTCTCGAGGATCAGCTCCTCCGCGTCCAGGGGACGGCCACCGGCCGCGTGCGGCGTGATGATCACGTTGGGCTCGTCCCAGAGGCCCGACCCGACCGGCAGCGGCTCGGTCTCGAAGACGTCCAGGGCCGCACCGGCGATCGTGCCGGACCGCAGCGCCGCCAGCAGGGCCGCCTCGTCGAGCACCGTGCCCCGGCCGACGTTGACCACCCAGGCGTGCCGCGGCAGCCGGTCGAACACCCCGGCGTCGATCACCCGGGTCGTCTCCGGGGTGGCCGGCAGGATGGAGATCAGCAGGTCGGTCCGGGGCAGCAGCGCGGGCAGGTCGCTCGCTGCCACCACCGGGAAGCCGTGCCGGGTCCCGGCGCTGCGGGCCACGCCGGTGACCGTGGCGCCGAGCGTCGCGAGGATCGGCGCGAGGGTGGCGGCGATGCCACCGAAGCCCCAGATCACCACGTTGGCGTCGCGGAGCGTACGGAACGCCGCCGTCTCGTGCACCGGCTGGATGCCACCGAGCTCCTCCGCCCAGCGCCGGCCGATCTGGGCCCGGACCAGCAGGTGCAGCCGGCGGGCCGCGGCCAGGACCATGGCGAGGGTGTGCTCGGTGACGGTCCGGTCGTGCAGGCCCAGCCCGGCCGTGATCACGATGTCCGGGGAGAAGCCGGCGTTCAGCACGGCGTCCGGCCCGGCCGCGAGAGTCTGCACCCAGCGGAGCCTGGTCAGTCGCCGGGCGGCGTCGCGCAGGTTGCCGGCCGAGTTGCCCCAGACGACCAGCACCTCGGCGTCGAGATGCTCGTCGGGGATCGGCTCACCGGCCGCGTAGATGTCGGCGGGGAAGCCGAGGTCGAGTTCGATGGTGTCGGGCAGCAGGACCTTCATGCCGGTCAGCTTGCCACCTTTTCATAGAGCGCCACCGTTGCCCGTTTCGGCTGCCAGAAGCCGATCCGCCGATGGTCTCGTTCCAGGATCGGCCGCAGCTGTTCGCGCGCGGAGATCGCGTCGCCGCGGCGGTCACCGACCACGATCCAGATCCGTTCGGCCCGCGATATCGCGGAGACGTCGCTCTTCTCGGTCGCGATCAACCACCCGGTCCGCGCCGATGGCACTGCGACGAGAGGATCCGCCGGCCTCGCGGGCTGCCGGGACAGGTAATAGTCCATCCCCGCCCGGATCGCCCGATTCTTCGGCGGGTAGACGACCACGTCACCGGGCCGCGCCCGCTCACCGATGATCGCGGCGGCCGCCCGGTAGTCCGGCCCCACCTTGGCGGTGGGCGTCCGCACCGCCCGCTGACCGGGGATCGCCACGAACGCGAGCAGCAGCAGCACCGCGACGACCCGGATGCGTTCCAGCCGGGTCAGCGCGATCGCCGCGAGCATCGCCAGCGGCGCCAGCACCACCAGGAGATAGCGCGCCACCCACATCGGCGAGGCCAGCACCGACACCACCGCGAGCGTCACCAGCGGCCCGAGCGCCAGCGCGGCCATCGGTGCGAGCCGGCGCAGCGGGCGCCAGGCCGTGAGCACCACCATGCCGATCACCAGCCAGGCCACCTCCCGCGACCCGAAGACGTCAGCGGGCATGGCCCGGATCCGGGCCATCGTGATCGGCTCGACCCAGTGCAGCTGGGTGTCCTCCTGATGCGCGCCCAGCCAGGCGATCGGCAGCAGCGGCAGCATCCCGGCGAGCGCGGTTCCCGCCCAGGTCAGCACCAGGCGCCGGCGCCGGCGCCGGCCGCGCCACGCCACCATCCCGATCATCACGGCATGGGCTGCCAGGGTGGTCAGCGCGAGCAGGTGGGAGAGGCCGAGCAGGGTCACGCTCAGGCCATAACCCATCCATCGGTACGGGTGACCGCGCCGTATCGACCCGAGCAGCAGCAACAACGCGAGCGCCGAGAAGAAACAGGCGAAGGCATAGGGCCGGGCTTCCGCAGCGTACCGGGTGGTGTTCGGCACCAGACACAGGATCACACCGGTGACCAGTCCGGCGAGCGGCGAGAAGAGACGGCGGCCCAGTTCGGCGGCGAGTGCCACGCCACCGGCCATCGCGAGGATCGACGGCAGCCGCAGCGCCACCTCGGAGGTGCCGGCCACCCCGGTCCAGAAGTGCAGGAAGACGTAGTAGGCGCCGAAGACCGCGTCGATGTTCCGGACCAGGTCGAGGATCTGGCCGACGGTCCGCGACGAGACCTCGGCCGAGGTGACCTCGTCCCAGCTGAGCACCGGGCGACCGGCCTGGACCAGCGCGACCACCAGCATCAGCGTGCCCGGGATCAGCGCCGGGAGCACGGCCGGCCATCGCCGGGGCCGCGGCAGCGCCGGTTCGGCCGGCACGTCGGTGCTGTGCATCGACCTGGTCCGGACCGGCGCCGGCCGTGTCCTGGTCGGTGAGTCGGTCACCTGTCACACCTCCGCCGGTGTTTCGCGTCCACGGCGAGGAACACGCTGGCCCGGCCGTCCAGGGTTCAGATCTACCGGGAATCGACCCGGATTCTCCTCCCGCCCGGGGCGAACCACCTGTCCGATACCCACGCGGAACGGCCGCGGCGCATCGAACGCCGCGGCCGTCGTGGAGCGGTGGGTCAGCTGCCGACCGGACCGCCGTCGGTGCGCCAGGTGACGATCACGCCGGGCTTGGCGTAGTCGCCGTCCGGCCAGACCGAGGCAGGCTTCTCCACCGAGGCGCCGGTGATCTCACCGGGGTGCTGGACGGCGACGAAGACCGACTTGTCGTCGGACGTGACGAACGGCCCGCAGGTCTCGGCACCCCTGGGGACGGTGAGGAACTGCTTGAGGTGGCCGCGCTCCTTGCCCTCGATCGGGGTCGCGAAGAGGCCGTCGTTGGTGCCGAGCGCGTTGCCGTCCGTGGAGATCCACAGGTTGCCCGCACTGTCGAAAGCGACGTTGTCCGGGCAGGAGATCGGCGACACGGCGGACTTGTCGTACCCGCCGAAGTAGGTGTCGGCGGCGGCCGGGTCGCCGCAGACGATCGGCAGCGACCAGGTGAACGCGGTCCCGGTGTGGTCGCCGTGCTTCTCGACGATCTCGAAGATGTGGCCGTGCTTGTTGGCGTTGCGCGGGTTGGCCTCGTCCGCCGGGGCGTTCGTGCCGACACCCCGGTTGGTGTTGTTGGTCATCGCCGCGTAGATCTTGCCGGTGCGCAGGCTCGGCTGCACGTCCTCGGGCCGGTCCATCTTGGTGGCGCCGACCGCGTCACCGGCGAACCGGGTGTTGATCAGCACGTCCTCGGCGGTCATGCCGGGGACGAAGGACCGGTTGCCGGACACCAGCTTGATCCAGACGCCGGTGCCGTCGAACCTGCCGTCCGACGGGAGCTTGCCGGTGCCGTCGATCTCGGTGGCCGGGCTGTCGCCGGTCACCTTGGCGACGTAGAGCGTGCCGGACTCGAGCAGCGACAGGTTGTGCTTCCGGGCCCAGGGCGAGTCGCTGGAGATGTACTTCTTCTCGGAGACGAACTTGTAGAGGTAGTCGAACCGCTCGTCGTCGCCCATGTACGCCACGACGTGACCGCTGCGGGACACGATGACGTTGGCGCCCTCGTGCTTGAACCGGCCCATCGCGGTGTGCTTGCGCGGCGGGGCGTCCGGGTTCAGCGGGTCGATCTCGACGATCCAGCCGAAGCGGTTCGCCTCGTTCGGGTTCTTCGCCAGGTCGAACCGCTCCTGGACCCGGTCCCACTTGCGCGAGCCGCTCGGGTAACGGGTCGTCGTGGTGATGCCGTACCGGTTGAACTTGGTCTTGGTGGCCGCGTCGACGGCGTCACCGCCGACGAAGTACTGGTTGAAGTTCTCCTCACCGGAGAGGACCGTGCCCCACGGGGTGACGCCGCCCGCGCAGTTGTTCAGGGTGCCGATGACGGTCCGGCCCCTCGCGTCCGCCGCCGTCCGCAGCGCCGCCGACCCGGCCGCCGGGCCGGTGAGCTCGAACTCGGTCTCCAGTGCCGTGATGCGCTTGTTGTAGCGCAGCCTGCGGCCCTTCACCGGCTTCCACTGACCCGACTTGCCGACCCGCTCGATCTCCACGACGGAGAGCCCGTGGGCCGCGATCGCCGCCTCGATCTGGTCCCTGGTCAGGGCGTCCTGGCTGACGAAGCCGGGGAACATCAGGTCCTCGTTGGTGTACTCGTGGTTCACCACGAGCAGCGCCCGGTTCTTCTCCCCGGGCAGCGGGATCACACCGACGAAGTCGTTGTTGTAGCCGAACTGCTTCGACTGGGTGGCGCCGGTCTGGTTCGTGAGGCTGAACGCCGGGGCGCCGGGCACCACCGGGTCACCCCAGCGGATCACGACCGAGGTCTGGTAGCCGGGCGGGATGGTCACCGCGTCGGCCGTGTTCGGCGCGACGGCCTGGAAGGTCAGCCTGCCGGCCTTCTGCGGGACCGGCTTGTGCCCGCCACCGTGCGCGGCGGGCGTGGCCGCGGCGGCCGGGCTCGCACCCACGAGGCTCCCGCCGAGGCCGAGCACCAGGGCGCTCGCCGCACCGGCCTGGACCACGCCACGCCGGCTCATCCCGGCGTTGACGATGTCGCCGAGGTACGGGTTGGCCGACACGTTCGGGACGGGGTGATCACACGCGTTGCCGCAGCGGTACAGACACGTCATCGCGTCGCGTGCACCGCCGCTGTGCCCTGGGTTGCCCAGTAAAGGAAGAAGCCGGCGACTCAGGTCGGACATCAAATCTCCTCGGTCATTCCGCCACCGTGCCAGTGACGAGATGACCGGACGCTAAGAGCCCAGGTCTACGTGACCACCCGGTAGAGGTGAACGAGAGGTGAACGTCGACGCACGTTTATCGATCGTCCACCGGGCGCCCCGACATTCCGTGGTGACGGCCGGCGTCCGGCTAGGCGTCCTAGGCGGCTAGGCAGGCGACTGCCACCAGAGCGCTGAGCACGCCGACCAGGTGAATCCGCGGCAGCCGCTCGCGCAACACGGCGGTGTTGAGCAGCACCGTGACCGCCGGGTACATGCCGGCCAGCACCGCCGCGGTACCGACCGTCCCGGCAGCCGCCGCCACCGCGAACGCCCCGTCAGCAACCGTGTCCAGCACCCCGACACCCGCGGGCAGCACCCATCTTCCACGCCGCCCGTTCTCTCGTGACCTCTCCGGCCGAGAAGGGCGAGCGGCGCCCCTCGACCGGGCGAGCCGGCTGAAGAACCGGGCGTGCCGGCTGAAGAACCGGGCGCGCCGGAGGAAGAACCGGGTGAGCCAGGGGAAGAGCAGCAGCACAGCGAGGAGGCCGCCGGCGATCCGGGCGCAGGCGGTCGCTCCATAGGGGTCGGCAGGTGCGGCCTCGTGCAGCAGGACGAAGTAGGCGCCGAAGCCGACCGCCGCGCCCGCCGCACAGAGAGCGGCCGGCCGGTTCACCGCCACGGGTGAAGCGCCTTCCCGGACTGATTCGGCCGGACGGCCCGGACCGACCGGCCGGGGCGTGGGAAAGGGCGACCCTCCGGCGGG comes from the Actinoplanes sp. OR16 genome and includes:
- a CDS encoding helix-turn-helix domain-containing protein encodes the protein MAKDELATVGPRLRELRQQRDLTLTHLAEVTGISVSTLSRLESGTRKPTLELLLPLAKAYQVSLDDLVDAPESGDPRVRARPIVRGGRTYIPLSRKPGGLQAFKTIIPAGEPEQCEQKTHEGYEWLYVLSGRVRLLLGEHDLTLEPGEAVEFDTRLPHLVLNGGTIPAEMINIFGPQGERVHVRARSRSA
- a CDS encoding phosphoglycerate dehydrogenase — protein: MKVLLPDTIELDLGFPADIYAAGEPIPDEHLDAEVLVVWGNSAGNLRDAARRLTRLRWVQTLAAGPDAVLNAGFSPDIVITAGLGLHDRTVTEHTLAMVLAAARRLHLLVRAQIGRRWAEELGGIQPVHETAAFRTLRDANVVIWGFGGIAATLAPILATLGATVTGVARSAGTRHGFPVVAASDLPALLPRTDLLISILPATPETTRVIDAGVFDRLPRHAWVVNVGRGTVLDEAALLAALRSGTIAGAALDVFETEPLPVGSGLWDEPNVIITPHAAGGRPLDAEELILENLAAFREGRPLRNVVSR
- a CDS encoding bifunctional NAD(P)/FAD-dependent oxidoreductase/class I SAM-dependent methyltransferase: MQQDAYDVVVIGGGAAGLSGALVLARSRRSVLVVDSGEPRNAPAAHMHNVLGHDGRSPAELLAAGRQEISGYGADFVTATAVAARRSDGGFVVILDDEREVRARRLLVTTGLVDELPAIDGLRQRWGRDVAHCPYCHGWELRDQRIGVIVSSPLAFHATQMWRQLSPHVLYLLNGGPAPVGEQAEELAARGIAVVAERIASVQVAGDRITGVRLETGAVVAVDALAVGPRFVARSAFLASLGLEPADFAMNGHVLGSHIPADPNGATAVPGVWVAGNVTNLGATVAVAAAAAQTTGAMINMDLIAEETREAVTAYRHRIATMFSEDAWEERYRGRDAVWSGNPNPQLVADAADLPAGRALDVGCGEGADAVWLAQRGWQVTAVDISTVALGRAAGHAASAGVADRITFSHADLRAAAPSGEYDLVSAQFMHLPSEERQQLWKHLAGAVAPGGTLLIVGHHPSDLATTVGRMHFPDMLFLPEEIAATLDPAQWELTAEARSRQVKDPEGRKITINDAVLVAKRR
- a CDS encoding DUF3320 domain-containing protein → MRPDDAEAPTGPGDDVRAALTAWRDGIADPGAANRLINLPRGGADLVEIAAPGAAGILDALRAGRDCAFGTGAGELRAELPAEVLHPLLRRLRRHSLQEQADRGVEVLHLAAGLLHWQDLDGTGYASPILLTPVELVALGPEDVPRLRAGIGDPVVNPALVTRLRRLGVEIADGTDVERAIAGRPGWRTDGTVVLARFDVAAEEIRRDLTENEQRIGGHPVVRALAAAEGTTNAFAFAPVSPGEIDEVAPAEDTPLVLDADADQRSCVAAALDGRSFVIDGPPGTGKSQTVANMIGALAHAGKRVLFVSEKAAALDAVQHRLSAAGLGNHLLGLHGAKGSRRQVAAALAAALDAAPSTAMPGMSAEDRERLREAREKLNAYAAAVNEVRDPLGRSLHDVVGTLSQLSDVPDAPTAGIQAATLTEQALDRVRGAAERLEGAWRPANERSGFRWREVIEREPLDEALQLAQTALDDLAGASTPNAAIATAFHLRLPSDAPALAEAAEHAAQRPRGVEDSWLTAVALRPVRQAAEDLERLLDEVNRAVEQAEARTGVSWETLAEPLDAPAIPEPPRLTPAAVRLEPLTAAEAKSLAGRFAADADELEHQQQRLDRVTTRLRLPDVVMFTDVELVTLIADLGGRPDKPLVAWFSPGAQSAVANAAAQLRRHVEAVAAAQAEAEPFFTDAVLREPVEELAERFATVHRGARKLLAPHRRDKEAVAGFTQPDVGIDDAIAHLDHAVAWRRAHEGLVAAERQHAGQLGRYWKRLDTDFRAVGRALETAAEVLRVAPTEALPSVIGYVTSDAGHDEELLQAVTEARDVFRHWRATLRPEPEPAARPELGRGSVQAGIAWLRAQITPLGETATLLDQLGRAIGRDLNVAEAATVLAARQAVLDAEEALNTAAGGYRQTLGDAYQGRRTDLRALGMAIDWAARARTLRTGTDAALNAEQAASLGGGGTKPSELVPLIQAWQEARQRILDAFGPARQVRLATALDRYETARDLLRDLRDDATGQREWFDYLAAREGLAEYGLDAVVDFCADHAVDVRRVPDVIERAAYRAWAEDVIGTDERLEPLAAAGRDELVDEFRRLDAALLQDAASAITAAANGRRPKKQKKTPPPIALIRAEGQKQNGHLPVRRLLTDVWEVAAALKPCFLAPPAAAARLLPDDAGFDVVIIDEASRMTPAAAASCARRGTSLIIVGDDCQLPPPGDQPSVLVVANDCGAFTRIGLTRHYRSRHEALIDFANQQFYRGRLVAFPGALPEGPDIGVELFAVAHGGGEADFVAGRVVHHFTHRPSLSLGVVTLTAAQADAIADTVEAALAGDPDLERFLGDLFVKDAETAQGDERDVIILSTGASLDAAGGSTGARRLNVAITRARQRIEVVSAIPSRAEPAGEGERRLASYLEIAASGGAPASLSGGTSLEESVLETVLGWGYAATGQVGAGPGRVAVGVRASDADDTGFALGVLCDGPGHASPVARDRDRLNDQVLHSHGWSLHRIWSVPWYRDRDGEEARLRVAIENALAVPDVFAEPDEEQLAVRPAPRPEWALPYERTVVGALPASARADDAVAGALLIQAVEKIAEVEGPVHLQVLTRRIREAWGISRLTQGVKTAIETAIRSSGAGFDGTFITSPDAPIPTVRVPADGVNRKPEQVAEPELQLAIEYLVLDAGLVEGDDLLAAAGRLFGWSGNRAGASRLAAMLDDLVSAGRLIAHRSGLIAAPEEDLLNLPDPATLPHRSDAKRRQDVSA